The Thalassoroseus pseudoceratinae genome has a segment encoding these proteins:
- a CDS encoding 50S ribosomal protein bL37, with protein MAKTQRKLKKANHGRRPASSKARKLKRKKFKT; from the coding sequence ATGGCAAAAACACAGCGAAAATTGAAGAAGGCCAACCATGGCCGCCGTCCAGCTAGCTCTAAAGCCCGCAAACTGAAGCGAAAAAAATTCAAGACCTAA